TGTGGCTGATCGCACGGGGCTCGTCGAAGCCCTCGAGACGGCGCTGCGGCGCATCCCGTCGATCCGGCGCTTTCACGTCGGGCGTCGCATCCGGCACGGAACGCGCTACGAGACCCTGATGCCGGTGGACCTCGAGTACGGCGCAATCCTCGAGTTCGATGACCTCGCCGGCCTGCAGGCGTACCTCGATCACCCCGCGCACCAAGCCCTCGGCGCACGCTTCATGGAATCGCTCGAGGCGTCGGCAATCTACGATTACCAGATGCAGGACGGAGACGAGCTGAAACGGTTGGGGCTTCAGGAATAGCGGCGCACTCGGCACCCGGCGTCTTTCTACTTGCTGCCAATCACTTCTTTGTCGAGCGCCTTGTCCACCGCCTCGTCGATGGCGACGAGGTCCGGCGCCGGGCGCCGCTTGCCGAGGTCGTCCTTCGGCTGAGTGCTTTCCGAGGTCACCGTGCCCCACCCGCGCCAGCCGCAGGCATGGCAGCGGTGGACGCGGTCCGAGGTGAAGGTCTTCCGGAAGCGTTCGAGGAAGCCCTTCGAGCGGGAACGGTGGACGCGTGGGGAACCGCACTTGGGACAGCTTCGCATGAAGTGCACATGATACCAGCGCCGACGGCCACCCTCAACGTCATCGATTCGAAACTGCTCGTGCCTCGTGAGAAGATGCCCGACGGCCTCCCGCAGGAGAGCATCACCTCGTTCGTCCAGACCCGGGACGGTTACCACTGGTTCGGCACACTGGACGGCGTGCAACAGTGATGGCGTCTGGAACGACAAGAGCGCCGTCATCGCGTTCGAGGTGCTGCCGTATTTCCACCAGACGCGACCGTTCTACGCGATCCTCGGCACGGCCGTCCTCACGCTCGCCTTCGGGGTCTACACCGCGCGCGTCCGCCGCCTCCGCCGCCGCGAGCGCCAACTCGAGCAACAGGTGGACGACGCCCTGAGTGCAGGAAGAAGCTCTACCCGGATTACGGTACGCACCCGTCAGGCTCGGATGAGCCGCTTGAGCTTCTTCAGGATCCCTGGCTTCTTCGGCGGCGGCGCGGTCAGCATGTCGATCAGCGCGCCCACGCTCTGCACTGGCTCGATCCCGAGCCGGCGCGCGTTTGGCGGCAGCGTGGAGAGCGCATCGCCCCAGATGAGAATGGCCCGGGCGCGTGATTCGATCTTCACGTCGAGGCAGTTTTCGGGCCGGTCATCCACGAGGATGTCGAGCGACAGCGCGTCGGCGACCTTTCCGCGCGAACCCTTCGTCACGTAGACGCTCGGCAGGTCGAACCCGTGCTCCACCAGCCAGCGCTGGGTCTGTCGCTGGGTCGTGTCGCCGCCGCTCGGCGGACGCTGCGTCACGAAGATGGTTTCCCAGCGCCGCTCGTGAGCGACGTCCGACAGGCGCCGGATGACGCCTGGCTCGATCTCCTTCAGCGACTCCCAGAAGTTCTCGGTCTTGCGCACTTCATCCCACAGTTCGTGCTGCTGCGTGCGCGAGAGCCGGCGGATGCGTTCGGTCTCGACCTGTTCTTCTTCGGGCGTGATCTCTGCCGGGGCCGGGGCCGCCGCGCCAGCCGGCGTTGGTGCGGGTTCGACGGGCGACGCGCTCTCGTTCGACGCCCCGGGATCGTCCGCCTGTGCCGGCGTCGCTGTCGTCGCCGGGGCAGGCGGAGGGGACGGGGCGGGCAGGGGCCCGAACAGGCGCACGGCGATTTCCTCGAGCGCCGAATCCATATCCGCCAGCACGCCGTCGCAGTCGAACGCAATGCGCAGTGACATCGGGTGTGACCGGCTTCCGAGCGGTGTTCAACACAGAACTCGCAGAGCTCGCAGAGATGGTGCGGCCAACGAGGTGTTCAGTCCGAAGTTCGACATTCTACTGTCCACGCAGTCCGGGAAGGGGCATGCCGTTTGGGGCTCAGATGTCGCCGTCCGGATCCGTGCCGCCGCCCGCCTCGCCGGCCTCGCCCCCGGCCGCCATCTCCTCCTCGATCGCCTGGTCGATGTCCTCGCCGAGATCCTCGCCCATCTCCTGGCCCATCTTCTTCATGAACCTGGCGACGCTCTTCGGGTCGCTCTCGTCGATGTCCCCCATCGCCGCCGGGTCCGCCAGCGATTCGAGGCGCGCATCTTCCGACTTCGGCATGGCGAACCTGGAGAACAGCTTCTCGAGATTGGCGCTCCCGCACTTCTTGCAGCGGACCTCGCCGATGCGCTCGCGCACCATGACGATGGCCGTGGTCTTCCGGTGACAGTCGAGACACTCGAATTCGTAGATGGGCATGGCCGTTGGACGGGGCTCGGCCCCCGTGGGAATTGGAAACGTCAGGGTCGCCGCGCCCTGCGGGCGGCGGGACGGAAACAGGATACACGCTTGGGAAATGTCTCCGGGAGAGATTTCGGCCGCCGCCGTTCACATTCTGCGCACAGGCCGGGCTCCGACTGACCCGATTCATCGACTGACTGCGCTCTTTCCGACTGCCGTGGATCAGCGACTTGTCTTGTTGCGTCCCTGTCCACTACTCTGTCGCCATGCGATACGCCCTGATTGTCGCCGGTGGGTCCGGCACGCGCCTGTGGCCCATGAGCCGGGTCAACATGCCCAAGCAGCTCATCCCGTTCATCAACGGGAGGAGCCTGCTGCAACTCGCGTACGACCGGCTGGAAGGACTGGTGCCGCCCGGGAATCGCTACGTCTGTGCCGGGGAGAAGCACCGCGAGATCATCTGCCGGGCGCTCGGCGTCGGCGACGACCAGTTCCTCGGCGAGCCGACCGGGCGCGATACGCTCAATGCCGTCGGATTCGGCGCAGCAGTGATCGCCGCGCGCGATCCTGACGCGGTGATGGCCGTCTTCACGGCGGATCACATCATCGAGCCGCTCGACCGGTTCCATGCCACCATCGATCACGGCTACCGCGTGGCCGAGCAGTCGCCCGACACGCTCGTGACGTTTGGCATCACGCCGACGATGGCCGCGACCGGGTACGGGTATCTGCAGCTGGGCCAACTGATCGACGAGTCCGCGCGCGTCGTCGAGCAGTTCAGAGAGAAGCCGGACGCGAAGACCGCCGGCGAGTTCTTCGCGGCTGGCGCCGAACGGTACCTGTGGAACAGCGGGATGTTCGTGTGGCGCGGCCAAACGCTGCTCGACTGCATCCGCCGCTATCACGGGGCGAACTTCGACGGGCTGTCGAGGATTGCGCGCGCCTGGAACACGCCGGCTCGCCACGAAGTCGTCTGGGAGGTCTTCC
This genomic interval from Vicinamibacterales bacterium contains the following:
- a CDS encoding Dabb family protein; this translates as MVCHVVLFRPRHDLSVADRTGLVEALETALRRIPSIRRFHVGRRIRHGTRYETLMPVDLEYGAILEFDDLAGLQAYLDHPAHQALGARFMESLEASAIYDYQMQDGDELKRLGLQE
- a CDS encoding two-component regulator propeller domain-containing protein, with the translated sequence MIPAPTATLNVIDSKLLVPREKMPDGLPQESITSFVQTRDGYHWFGTLDGVQQ
- a CDS encoding zinc ribbon domain-containing protein; this encodes MPIYEFECLDCHRKTTAIVMVRERIGEVRCKKCGSANLEKLFSRFAMPKSEDARLESLADPAAMGDIDESDPKSVARFMKKMGQEMGEDLGEDIDQAIEEEMAAGGEAGEAGGGTDPDGDI
- a CDS encoding mannose-1-phosphate guanylyltransferase: MRYALIVAGGSGTRLWPMSRVNMPKQLIPFINGRSLLQLAYDRLEGLVPPGNRYVCAGEKHREIICRALGVGDDQFLGEPTGRDTLNAVGFGAAVIAARDPDAVMAVFTADHIIEPLDRFHATIDHGYRVAEQSPDTLVTFGITPTMAATGYGYLQLGQLIDESARVVEQFREKPDAKTAGEFFAAGAERYLWNSGMFVWRGQTLLDCIRRYHGANFDGLSRIARAWNTPARHEVVWEVFPALKKISVDFAVMEPASRDPHVRVAAVPMPLTWLDVGSWPMFAETCPKDAQGNALGAGRSLLVDTRDTLVASDDPQHLIATIGCHDLIIVHTRGATLVCRKDVAESIKDLHKKVREQFGGELV